A window of the Pyrodictium abyssi genome harbors these coding sequences:
- a CDS encoding ArsA family ATPase — MPRLIDGLDTGSWRRPHVVMVMGKGGVGKTTVGLRLAYELASEGLRVLVASLDPAGHLLEYLGLPGPLREVEAAPGIRAVQYEVEGLARRVAEEYSLLLRRLMPGLQALSLEKAVEVIREAPGFEEEVFLRILSGLYERRDVDVVVVDMPPTGIALRVVSLPRLHLFWVERLRELRERIVAVKYAIANALGRRPEADDPVLRKLGELRDRYSRLQAEIADPRRTSVVAVATPEPLPVYEVGVIAERLRGHEIALKMIVANRVLGERAEALGLTGIEKQSLARLEETRCKLSPPPSLSVIAHMGRPPSSFEDVKQLGGYIVKVRHGCSES, encoded by the coding sequence TTGCCGAGGCTCATAGACGGCCTAGATACGGGCTCGTGGCGGCGCCCCCACGTAGTGATGGTGATGGGTAAGGGCGGTGTCGGGAAGACCACGGTGGGCCTCCGCCTCGCCTACGAGCTTGCCAGCGAGGGCCTCCGTGTCCTGGTCGCGAGCCTGGACCCTGCTGGCCACCTGCTAGAGTACCTCGGGCTCCCCGGGCCGCTACGGGAGGTCGAGGCAGCGCCCGGGATAAGGGCGGTGCAGTACGAGGTGGAGGGCCTAGCCCGCCGGGTTGCCGAGGAGTACTCGCTCCTACTGCGCCGGCTCATGCCGGGACTACAAGCGCTCAGCCTCGAGAAAGCGGTCGAGGTTATACGCGAGGCGCCGGGCTTCGAGGAGGAGGTGTTCCTCCGGATACTCTCGGGGCTCTACGAGCGCCGCGACGTAGACGTCGTGGTAGTGGACATGCCGCCTACGGGTATAGCGCTGCGCGTGGTCTCGCTGCCCAGGCTCCACCTCTTCTGGGTGGAGAGGCTCCGGGAGCTACGCGAGAGGATAGTCGCAGTCAAGTACGCCATCGCTAACGCGCTCGGCCGCCGCCCCGAGGCCGACGACCCCGTGCTCCGCAAGCTCGGCGAGCTACGGGACCGCTACAGCAGGCTCCAGGCCGAGATAGCCGACCCCAGGCGGACCAGTGTCGTAGCCGTGGCTACCCCGGAGCCGCTACCCGTCTACGAGGTCGGAGTAATAGCGGAGAGGCTACGCGGCCACGAGATAGCGCTGAAGATGATAGTAGCTAACAGGGTGCTCGGCGAGCGCGCGGAAGCCCTGGGCCTCACCGGGATAGAGAAGCAGAGCCTAGCGAGGCTAGAGGAAACCCGGTGCAAGCTCAGCCCGCCGCCCAGCCTCTCAGTCATAGCCCATATGGGGCGCCCGCCCAGCAGCTTCGAGGACGTAAAGCAGCTAGGCGGGTACATCGTAAAGGTGCGCCACGGCTGCAGCGAGTCCTAG
- a CDS encoding carbon starvation protein A — protein MAVPAGLVALAILVVYAAAYVFYGRHILEKRVVQASAERKTPAHTRFDGVDYVPANKYVLYGHHFASIAGAGPIVGPAIAMAYGWALPILWVIFGNVFIGAVHDYLALMASVRHGGVSIMTVSENVMGRKAKYIFLLYVYSALILVLAAFFSVNAKLFAVQPSAASKAMIYMPIAVLLGFLLYRTRLGPAASTLTAIVLLLAGIAFAVKYPFLLPGDAYHTWMLLLALYSFIASILPVWYLLQPRDYLNAYLLWGFVALAIIGSLGIAGEGLTGPAYTSFAPKILGGVETPFWPAIPLIIACGSLSGFHSVVASGTTSKQLANELDALLIGYGGMLTEGAVASLAVIIPIAYAWQHPEFTGFLNAMGMSPEVVAAYQEKGILALNKIQRFTLGYGFTVGQALGGSEAVAVFMAKFAGIALATFVLTTLDSATRLARFAWQEMFDWLADRNPSAYRLVANRFVAGGIAVLLGLALGYPNVVINGKSVAAFNIVWPAFAGTNQLLAALALLTSALWVYAVLRVRGTTSLLIQIPAWFLWITVTVGLIWWTVKVLPTYPTIQKIGAGSIVLVSLAVDFLLIYLYVTGIKKAKEAEAAKTVAR, from the coding sequence GTGGCGGTCCCCGCGGGCCTAGTCGCACTAGCCATCCTCGTGGTCTACGCGGCCGCCTACGTGTTCTACGGCCGCCACATACTCGAGAAGAGGGTCGTACAGGCCTCCGCCGAGCGCAAGACGCCAGCACACACTAGGTTCGACGGCGTAGACTACGTGCCCGCCAACAAGTACGTGCTCTACGGCCACCACTTCGCCAGCATCGCTGGCGCAGGGCCCATAGTCGGCCCAGCTATAGCGATGGCGTATGGCTGGGCACTACCCATACTATGGGTGATATTCGGCAACGTGTTCATAGGCGCTGTGCACGACTACCTCGCGCTAATGGCGAGCGTAAGGCACGGCGGAGTCTCGATAATGACCGTCTCAGAGAACGTGATGGGCCGTAAGGCGAAGTACATATTCCTGCTATACGTCTACTCGGCGCTGATACTAGTACTAGCAGCCTTCTTCAGCGTCAACGCCAAGCTGTTCGCCGTACAGCCCTCAGCAGCCTCCAAGGCGATGATCTACATGCCCATAGCCGTGCTGCTAGGCTTCCTACTATACCGTACCAGGCTAGGCCCAGCAGCCAGCACCCTGACAGCCATAGTGCTGCTGCTAGCGGGCATAGCGTTCGCAGTCAAGTACCCGTTCCTACTACCCGGCGACGCCTACCACACGTGGATGCTACTGCTAGCACTCTACAGCTTCATAGCCAGCATCCTCCCGGTATGGTACCTGCTACAGCCACGCGACTACCTCAACGCGTACCTGCTATGGGGCTTCGTAGCCCTAGCCATCATAGGCTCGCTCGGCATAGCAGGCGAGGGCCTAACCGGGCCAGCATACACCAGCTTCGCCCCGAAGATACTAGGCGGCGTAGAGACGCCCTTCTGGCCAGCAATACCCCTCATAATAGCCTGCGGCTCTCTCAGCGGCTTCCACAGCGTAGTGGCGAGCGGCACCACTAGCAAGCAGCTAGCCAACGAGCTAGACGCCCTACTGATAGGCTACGGCGGCATGCTAACCGAGGGCGCAGTCGCCAGCCTAGCGGTGATAATACCGATAGCCTACGCCTGGCAGCACCCCGAGTTCACGGGCTTCCTGAACGCCATGGGCATGAGCCCCGAGGTTGTGGCGGCGTACCAGGAGAAGGGCATACTAGCGCTCAACAAGATACAGCGCTTCACACTAGGCTACGGCTTCACCGTGGGCCAGGCGCTCGGTGGCAGCGAGGCAGTAGCAGTGTTCATGGCCAAGTTCGCCGGCATAGCACTCGCTACCTTCGTGCTGACGACGCTAGACTCCGCGACCAGGCTGGCCAGGTTCGCGTGGCAGGAGATGTTCGACTGGCTCGCAGATAGGAACCCATCCGCCTACAGGCTGGTAGCCAACAGGTTCGTAGCCGGCGGTATAGCGGTGCTGCTAGGCTTAGCCCTAGGCTACCCCAACGTAGTGATAAACGGCAAGTCTGTCGCCGCCTTCAACATCGTGTGGCCGGCCTTCGCTGGCACTAACCAGCTGCTAGCAGCGCTAGCGCTGCTAACTAGCGCGCTATGGGTATACGCGGTGCTGAGAGTACGCGGCACCACTAGCCTGCTAATACAGATACCAGCGTGGTTCCTATGGATAACAGTGACTGTTGGCCTCATCTGGTGGACCGTGAAGGTGCTGCCGACCTACCCGACCATACAGAAGATAGGCGCTGGCTCGATAGTACTAGTGTCCCTAGCGGTCGACTTCCTGCTGATATACCTCTACGTGACCGGCATAAAGAAGGCCAAGGAGGCTGAGGCAGCGAAGACAGTAGCACGCTAA
- a CDS encoding signal peptidase I, producing MERYLVHYSRDAGQAETIEVWKPTRLLVLLISLFLAELAYLASIKLHLYPPLVRGIAWLIAGLVSLRLTRSGGSLDGLVAAGLASILHMASMLVYGLVVGFGLNAMAPSRELMFYTMLWVGLTALGREMVRSAAIRGGPFYAVFAAYVWGVVSWYPLVSLLLGHNLGLFGSLLEAVNRLGFILAGELVASLLVWLYGWPAGSLYIVAAYGLFTWFPLIPAGTAIGRALAFASASSVAAVAMYARASGERGWWRIVAVYAAAITAMWIVLGSTGVLGFYVFAVGSGSMEPVLKPGDLVIVRKASLDSIGVGDIVAYRSPENGVVIVHRVVAIDGDALVTKGDANPEPDPFRVTGDMVLGKVVARVPLLGYLARGAFASYLK from the coding sequence TTGGAGCGCTACCTTGTACATTACTCTAGAGATGCCGGGCAAGCCGAGACGATAGAAGTGTGGAAGCCTACACGGCTACTAGTTCTGCTCATCTCGCTATTTCTTGCTGAACTAGCATACCTAGCCAGCATTAAGCTTCACCTATATCCGCCGCTGGTGAGGGGGATAGCCTGGCTTATCGCAGGGCTCGTCTCTCTAAGGCTTACAAGAAGTGGGGGGAGTCTTGACGGCCTAGTAGCTGCTGGGCTGGCTTCGATACTTCATATGGCCTCGATGCTCGTCTACGGACTTGTGGTTGGGTTTGGACTAAACGCAATGGCTCCGAGCCGGGAGCTGATGTTCTATACTATGCTGTGGGTTGGGCTGACGGCGCTGGGCCGGGAGATGGTCCGCTCGGCTGCTATACGTGGTGGCCCGTTCTATGCTGTGTTCGCCGCCTACGTTTGGGGTGTTGTCTCGTGGTACCCACTAGTGAGTCTGCTGCTCGGCCATAATCTCGGCCTCTTTGGCTCGTTGCTCGAGGCTGTTAACAGGCTTGGCTTTATACTGGCTGGAGAGCTCGTGGCGTCGCTGCTGGTGTGGCTCTACGGCTGGCCGGCTGGCAGCCTATACATCGTCGCAGCCTATGGCCTCTTCACGTGGTTCCCGCTGATACCCGCAGGCACCGCTATAGGCAGGGCACTAGCCTTTGCTTCTGCTTCCAGCGTGGCCGCTGTGGCTATGTATGCTAGGGCTTCCGGCGAGAGGGGATGGTGGCGTATAGTAGCCGTCTACGCGGCAGCCATCACGGCTATGTGGATAGTGCTGGGCTCTACGGGCGTCCTAGGGTTCTACGTGTTCGCCGTTGGCTCTGGCTCCATGGAGCCGGTGCTGAAGCCTGGCGACCTGGTGATAGTGCGGAAGGCTTCCCTGGACTCGATAGGGGTGGGCGACATAGTTGCCTATCGTAGCCCTGAGAACGGCGTCGTGATAGTCCACCGTGTCGTGGCCATAGACGGTGACGCGCTGGTGACTAAGGGTGATGCGAACCCGGAGCCGGACCCCTTCCGGGTAACAGGGGACATGGTGCTGGGGAAGGTGGTGGCGAGGGTGCCGCTGCTCGGCTACCTGGCTAGGGGCGCGTTCGCCAGCTACCTGAAATAG
- a CDS encoding Snf7 family protein produces MARVEDFAKAWSPQPRGPNVIEKIRNTINPPPPLRHKLAMALYKLRVQNNKLEYIIAKMKERDQALFEKVVQAQMEKDTTRAAMYAAEVAELRKMIKSLLTAKYAIERVALRLETVMTMGDVLVGLAPVVGVIKDLRRYLTGLVPEIGIEMAEIGEMLEAVVTEAGEFTTFMSAPTVYNEEARKIMEEAAAVAEQRMKAEFPELPSAFPSPTAGQQENK; encoded by the coding sequence ATGGCCAGGGTAGAGGACTTCGCAAAGGCTTGGAGCCCTCAGCCCAGGGGCCCCAACGTAATCGAGAAGATACGCAACACGATAAACCCTCCACCGCCACTACGCCACAAGCTCGCTATGGCGCTTTACAAGCTGCGCGTCCAGAACAACAAGCTAGAGTACATAATAGCTAAGATGAAGGAGCGCGACCAGGCGCTCTTCGAGAAGGTCGTGCAGGCGCAGATGGAGAAGGACACCACTAGGGCCGCTATGTACGCCGCTGAGGTGGCTGAGCTAAGGAAGATGATAAAGAGCCTACTGACAGCCAAGTACGCGATAGAGAGGGTAGCGCTACGCCTAGAGACCGTGATGACCATGGGCGACGTGCTGGTAGGCCTAGCCCCCGTGGTAGGCGTGATCAAGGACCTACGCCGCTACCTAACCGGCCTAGTACCCGAGATAGGCATAGAGATGGCCGAGATAGGCGAGATGCTAGAAGCCGTGGTGACAGAGGCCGGCGAGTTCACAACGTTCATGAGCGCCCCGACAGTCTACAACGAGGAGGCCAGGAAGATAATGGAGGAGGCCGCCGCAGTCGCAGAGCAGCGCATGAAGGCCGAGTTCCCAGAGCTACCAAGCGCCTTCCCGAGCCCCACAGCCGGCCAGCAGGAGAACAAGTAA
- the glmU gene encoding bifunctional sugar-1-phosphate nucleotidylyltransferase/acetyltransferase: MSRYAVVLAAGRGERLWPLTSTRPKPLLPLPGGETLLTRLLGQLRGLVDGVVVVVSPGWAGEATRRLLEERSFSVAYAVQPEPRGTGDAARVGVEALPRSVDEVLLVNGDLLVSRGLLEAVAEAGAPALAAVPSERPWEYGVVEADGRGCLRGLREKPMDAKPGSLVNTGVYLLPRQRLEELLAGLKPSPRGELEVTDAVAALAEEACVRVVSGDWLWMDVGRPWELIDAYRAVFEEKMRGRSEPLVEGEAEPGAVLRGPVYVAPGAVVRSHTVVEGPAWIEGEAGPLARLRPWSFLLEGSRAGAHTEIKASILMEGAKAPHFNYVGDSVLGEHVNLGAGTVTANLRFDHATVRMTLKGRRVDTGRKKLGAFLGGYAQTGINVSLLPGVRVGAYSWIYPGTVVARDVPDCSFLAPGLEGGLETRSLKDRVECPEHLQR, from the coding sequence TTGTCCCGCTACGCGGTCGTGCTCGCGGCTGGGCGTGGCGAGCGCCTCTGGCCCCTCACGTCTACGCGCCCTAAGCCTCTGCTCCCTCTCCCCGGCGGCGAGACCCTGCTGACCCGGCTCCTGGGCCAGCTAAGGGGCCTCGTAGACGGCGTCGTGGTGGTCGTCTCCCCGGGGTGGGCTGGCGAGGCTACCCGGCGGCTGCTCGAGGAGAGGAGCTTCAGCGTGGCCTACGCTGTGCAGCCGGAGCCACGCGGCACCGGGGACGCTGCCCGCGTCGGCGTGGAGGCCCTCCCGCGCTCCGTCGACGAGGTGCTGCTGGTCAACGGCGACCTGCTAGTCTCCCGAGGCCTCCTAGAGGCCGTAGCGGAGGCCGGGGCCCCGGCGCTCGCGGCTGTGCCGAGCGAGAGGCCCTGGGAGTACGGCGTAGTCGAGGCGGACGGCCGGGGCTGTCTCCGGGGGCTCCGCGAGAAGCCGATGGACGCCAAGCCGGGGAGCCTAGTGAACACGGGGGTCTACCTGCTGCCCCGCCAGCGCCTAGAGGAGCTCCTCGCCGGGCTGAAGCCCAGCCCCCGGGGCGAGCTAGAGGTAACGGACGCCGTCGCCGCGCTCGCGGAGGAGGCGTGTGTCCGCGTCGTGTCGGGCGACTGGCTCTGGATGGACGTGGGCCGGCCCTGGGAGCTGATAGACGCCTACAGGGCCGTCTTCGAGGAGAAGATGAGGGGGCGCAGCGAGCCCCTCGTCGAGGGCGAGGCTGAGCCAGGCGCGGTGCTACGCGGCCCCGTCTACGTAGCCCCAGGCGCGGTGGTCCGCAGCCACACGGTGGTAGAGGGCCCAGCCTGGATAGAGGGCGAGGCAGGGCCACTGGCGCGGCTGAGGCCCTGGAGCTTCCTCCTAGAGGGCAGCCGGGCCGGGGCACACACCGAGATAAAGGCCAGCATCCTCATGGAGGGGGCTAAGGCCCCGCACTTCAACTACGTGGGCGACAGCGTGCTAGGGGAGCACGTCAACCTCGGGGCCGGCACGGTCACGGCGAACCTCCGCTTCGACCACGCCACTGTGAGGATGACGCTCAAGGGCCGCCGCGTTGACACTGGCAGGAAGAAGCTGGGCGCCTTCCTGGGCGGCTACGCGCAGACCGGCATAAACGTCTCGCTCCTCCCCGGCGTAAGGGTGGGCGCCTACAGCTGGATCTACCCGGGCACAGTCGTGGCCAGGGACGTGCCGGACTGCAGCTTCCTAGCACCAGGGCTAGAAGGGGGCCTGGAGACAAGGAGCCTAAAAGACCGGGTGGAGTGCCCAGAGCACCTCCAGCGGTAG
- a CDS encoding M20 family metallopeptidase, with translation MGQNSYVVRLLQRLVAIPTVNPPGEHYAEIAELLRDELEALGLETRVIRVPDEVVEKYYPWARGYPRYIVVARLGEERPVLHFNGHYDVVPPGQGWSRDPFDPVVEDGKLYGRGASDMKGGIAAVIAAVRSLVEEGWRPRQGSLELSFTPDEETGGETGVAYMLEEGIALPDYAVVAEPSTTSKIWIGSRGAVWMNVHVYGRQAHGSAPWLGLNAFEAMVEIAHRLIHGYKPRLAERRTDLPMDDPRAVSPTVTIGGEVEGGAKTNVVPGYYRFSIDRRLIPGEDPDQVEEELRSFIMEVAKDLQERGYRVEVETTGKAPATWIPPDHPFVDTVAEAAREATGVDPARTICVGGLDTRYFQQRGIPAVTYGPGALEAAHMPDEYIPIDELERAVKAYRILVRRVLG, from the coding sequence GTGGGCCAGAACAGTTACGTCGTTAGGCTCCTCCAGCGCCTAGTAGCCATACCGACAGTCAACCCGCCGGGTGAGCACTACGCCGAGATAGCTGAGCTGCTCCGCGATGAGCTGGAGGCTCTGGGCCTCGAGACCCGCGTCATAAGGGTGCCCGACGAGGTAGTCGAGAAGTACTACCCGTGGGCCCGGGGCTACCCCCGCTACATAGTAGTCGCGCGCCTGGGCGAGGAGCGGCCAGTACTCCACTTCAACGGCCACTACGACGTGGTGCCGCCGGGGCAGGGGTGGAGCCGGGACCCCTTCGACCCAGTAGTCGAAGACGGCAAGCTGTACGGGCGCGGAGCCTCGGACATGAAGGGCGGGATAGCCGCTGTGATAGCGGCCGTCCGGAGCCTCGTGGAGGAGGGCTGGCGGCCCCGCCAGGGCAGCCTAGAGCTGAGCTTCACCCCCGACGAGGAGACGGGGGGCGAGACCGGCGTAGCCTACATGCTTGAGGAGGGCATAGCGCTCCCGGACTACGCTGTGGTAGCCGAGCCCAGCACGACTAGCAAGATATGGATTGGCAGCCGGGGCGCCGTGTGGATGAACGTCCACGTCTACGGCCGGCAGGCCCACGGCTCAGCGCCCTGGCTCGGCCTCAACGCCTTCGAGGCAATGGTTGAGATAGCGCACCGGCTCATACACGGCTACAAGCCGAGGCTAGCCGAGCGGAGAACAGACCTGCCCATGGACGACCCCCGGGCGGTGAGCCCCACAGTCACCATAGGCGGCGAGGTAGAGGGGGGCGCCAAGACCAACGTGGTGCCGGGCTACTACCGGTTCAGTATAGACCGCCGGCTCATACCCGGAGAGGACCCGGACCAGGTCGAGGAAGAGCTACGTAGCTTCATAATGGAGGTGGCAAAGGACCTCCAGGAGAGAGGCTACCGTGTAGAAGTGGAGACAACAGGGAAGGCGCCCGCCACCTGGATCCCGCCAGACCACCCCTTCGTCGACACCGTGGCCGAGGCTGCTCGCGAAGCCACCGGGGTGGATCCCGCCAGGACCATCTGTGTCGGCGGCCTCGACACCAGGTACTTCCAGCAGCGCGGCATCCCAGCAGTCACATACGGGCCCGGCGCGCTCGAAGCCGCCCATATGCCGGACGAGTACATCCCCATAGACGAGCTGGAGAGGGCTGTAAAGGCCTACAGGATACTGGTACGCAGAGTGCTAGGCTAG